Proteins from one Physeter macrocephalus isolate SW-GA chromosome 16, ASM283717v5, whole genome shotgun sequence genomic window:
- the SPINDOC gene encoding spindlin interactor and repressor of chromatin-binding protein isoform X4 yields the protein MALKAEGAALDCFEVTLKCEEGEDDEEAMVVAVIPRPEPMLRVAQQEKTPPPRPSLLEAGGDGCEEPGQQVSWEQEFLVGSSPGGSGRALCMVCGAEIRAPSADTARAHILEQHPHTLDLSPSEKSNILEAWSEGVALLQDFRAEQPSPPHSDSGREIEVDLDSDPDPAEMPAEIVVLLDSEDNPSLPRRSRPRGLRPLELPAAPVPEPVSKKPRGQRWKEPPGEEPVRKKRGRPMTKTLDLDPDPDPGEGEEDPPSPDSPTETFAAPAEVRHFTDGSFPAGFVLQLFSHTQLRASDSKDPPKEEKVAEGGLLQPESPSPVAVSRSRSPVLRPGFAHCE from the exons ATGGCCCTGAAGGCCGAGGGCGCCGCGCTCGACTGCTTCGAGGTGACGCTCAAATGCGAGGAAGGGGAGGACGACGAGGAGGCCATGGTGGTGGCCGTAATCCCGCGGCCGGAGCCGATGCTCAGAG TGGCCCAGCAGGAGAAGACCCCGCCGCCGAGGCCCAGCCTGCTAGAGGCAGGCGGCGATGGCTGTGAGGAGCCCGGGCAGCAGGTGTCTTGGGAGCAGGAGTTCCTGGTGGGGAGCAGCCCGGGAGGCAGCGGGCGGGCGCTGTGCATGGTGTGTGGGGCCGAAATCCGGGCCCCCTCGGCGGACACGGCGCGCGCCCACATCCTGGAGCAGCACCCTCACACCCTGGACCTGAGCCCTTCCGAGAAGAGCAATATCCTGGAGGCCTGGAGTGAGGGGGTGGCCCTTTTGCAAGACTTCAGGGCTGAGCAGCCGTCCCCACCCCATTCAG ACTCAGGCCGGGAGATCGAAGTGGACCTAGACTCCGACCCGGACCCTGCTGAAATGCCAGCAGAGATTGTCGTTCTCCTCGACTCCGAGGACAACCCCTCCCTCCCTAGGAGGAGCCGGCCCAGGGGACTCCGCCCTCTGGAGCTTCCCG CGGCGCCTGTCCCAGAGCCGGTAAGCAAGAAGCCACGTGGTCAGAGATGGAAGGAGCCCCCTGGGGAGGAGCcggtcagaaagaaaagaggcagaCCCATGACCAAAACCCTGGACCTGGACCCGGACCCGGACCCAGGTGAAGGCGAGGAAG ATCCCCCCTCACCTGACTCACCCACTGAGACTTTTGCGGCTCCCGCCGAGGTCCGACACTTCACCGACGGCAGCTTCCCCGCTGGCTTCGTCCTCCAGCTCTTCTCCCACACCCAGCTCAGGGCCTCAGACAGCAAGGACCCGCCCAAAGAGGAGAAAGTGGCAGAAGGAGGCCTTCTCCAGCCGGAAAGCCCCTCCCCAG
- the SPINDOC gene encoding spindlin interactor and repressor of chromatin-binding protein isoform X3: protein MALKAEGAALDCFEVTLKCEEGEDDEEAMVVAVIPRPEPMLRVAQQEKTPPPRPSLLEAGGDGCEEPGQQVSWEQEFLVGSSPGGSGRALCMVCGAEIRAPSADTARAHILEQHPHTLDLSPSEKSNILEAWSEGVALLQDFRAEQPSPPHSDSGREIEVDLDSDPDPAEMPAEIVVLLDSEDNPSLPRRSRPRGLRPLELPAAPVPEPVSKKPRGQRWKEPPGEEPVRKKRGRPMTKTLDLDPDPDPGEGEEDPPSPDSPTETFAAPAEVRHFTDGSFPAGFVLQLFSHTQLRASDSKDPPKEEKVAEGGLLQPESPSPVIQVGKLEIILSSSVSHTS from the exons ATGGCCCTGAAGGCCGAGGGCGCCGCGCTCGACTGCTTCGAGGTGACGCTCAAATGCGAGGAAGGGGAGGACGACGAGGAGGCCATGGTGGTGGCCGTAATCCCGCGGCCGGAGCCGATGCTCAGAG TGGCCCAGCAGGAGAAGACCCCGCCGCCGAGGCCCAGCCTGCTAGAGGCAGGCGGCGATGGCTGTGAGGAGCCCGGGCAGCAGGTGTCTTGGGAGCAGGAGTTCCTGGTGGGGAGCAGCCCGGGAGGCAGCGGGCGGGCGCTGTGCATGGTGTGTGGGGCCGAAATCCGGGCCCCCTCGGCGGACACGGCGCGCGCCCACATCCTGGAGCAGCACCCTCACACCCTGGACCTGAGCCCTTCCGAGAAGAGCAATATCCTGGAGGCCTGGAGTGAGGGGGTGGCCCTTTTGCAAGACTTCAGGGCTGAGCAGCCGTCCCCACCCCATTCAG ACTCAGGCCGGGAGATCGAAGTGGACCTAGACTCCGACCCGGACCCTGCTGAAATGCCAGCAGAGATTGTCGTTCTCCTCGACTCCGAGGACAACCCCTCCCTCCCTAGGAGGAGCCGGCCCAGGGGACTCCGCCCTCTGGAGCTTCCCG CGGCGCCTGTCCCAGAGCCGGTAAGCAAGAAGCCACGTGGTCAGAGATGGAAGGAGCCCCCTGGGGAGGAGCcggtcagaaagaaaagaggcagaCCCATGACCAAAACCCTGGACCTGGACCCGGACCCGGACCCAGGTGAAGGCGAGGAAG ATCCCCCCTCACCTGACTCACCCACTGAGACTTTTGCGGCTCCCGCCGAGGTCCGACACTTCACCGACGGCAGCTTCCCCGCTGGCTTCGTCCTCCAGCTCTTCTCCCACACCCAGCTCAGGGCCTCAGACAGCAAGGACCCGCCCAAAGAGGAGAAAGTGGCAGAAGGAGGCCTTCTCCAGCCGGAAAGCCCCTCCCCAG